A window of Oryza glaberrima chromosome 2, OglaRS2, whole genome shotgun sequence genomic DNA:
TCGAATTCTTGAATCTTTCAAGATGTAAACCGGGTGCCATTACTGGctctcgtcctcctcgtcctctGCCTCATCCTCGTCTTCTTTGTTGTCGGTATCGCTACCATTCCCGGTACCTCTGGCGGCTTCGGCGGCATTGTTCTCGTTGTACTGGTGTTGTGGCTGCTGCGGGGCAGCATGGCAGTGCCTGCTGTCCTTGAAGCGGTACCGAACATGGTGATTGCTGCTGGTACCGACATCAGTGGCCATAGCGGTTCTCCTCGTGCCATTGCCATCGGCAGCAGCAATGGCGGTGGCAACGGCACCCactgcggcagcggcagcagagGCGCCAGCATTGTTGGCCTTGGAGAGCTCCATCTGCATCTTGAGAAAGAACTGGACGCGCTGGTCCTCCAGCTCGCGGGCGGCCTCTAGGCGGTCGCGCTCCATCCGGAGCTCCTGCTCCCGCTTCGCCAACTCCACGCGCTCATACACCTCGCCGAACCGGCGGATCGCCTGTGCCAGCTCGCACAGGCCCTGCGTGCGGTGGCCGCTGTCCGCACcgttcacctcctcctccacctcgcgccgccTCTTGCCATTCGCGGCCGCCATAGATGGCTCCGGCGGGAACCCGTCGGACGACTCCGACGACGCTGATACCTGGGGAGGCGACGGCATCCTCCGCTTCACCCCGGAAGAGGGGAGGAACTGCGTGCGCGTGCGCTGCGGGAAGTTGACGCGCGGCGCCATGGGCGCGGTGCTCcgggcggcggtagcggcggcggcggagttggaGCCGGAATTGCCCGCGCCcgcggccccggcggcggcggcgggggaggcgcccGCGGGCTTGTGCACGGGGgcgaggagggtgtcgaggcgGTGGAAGTAGGGCCAGGAGGAGTCCGGCTTGGCCTTCTCGACCTTGTACTTCTTCTTGAGCGTGTCGATGCGGTTCTTGCACTGGACGTCGGACTTGGGCTGCTTGGAGTAGCCGTCGCGGGAGGAGACGACCTCGGCGACCTCCTGCCACTGCGGGTGGCGGAGGCTGCCGCGCCCCAGCGCGACGAACCGCTCCCCCCAGGCGTCGATCAGCGTGGAGGTGGCGCCGTCGCTCCAGGCGtcctcccttccccctccccctcccccacctccagAGGAGGAGCCGGGcttggggatggggatggcgagggcgaggtggcccgggggcgccgcggcgacggtgacggggTCGGCAACGGGGAGTGGGGATGGGGAGCGGGACGGGGAGAGCGAGGACGACGGggacgcgccgccgtcgtcgtccatggccgCAGATCtggcggccgcgccggcggcggcgggggggagggggaggcgaggGTTTGGGGATATTTccgggatggatggatggacggaACGGAGAAGGGGAGGAATCCGGAAATCAAAAATGCTGTGGTGGCCGCCGTCGCGTccggcggcgaggggacggGACTGCGACGGAGACGGCGGGCTGTGTTGGGCCGGACGGAATTAATGGGGGGGGGCCCTGTCCGGGAGGCCCGTTAATCTCCGGCCCGCTTGCGTGGGTGCGCCgagtttttttttgcagggatgggccggtgatatttttttttgggaaaaagtacacccaaggtccctcaacttgtcaccgAGTCACAGAATCGTCCCCCAGCCACAAACCaaatatatgacatccctcaacttataaaaacCATTTACTCTAGattcttcggtggttttgaccccgattTTGTTCTACGTGGCTGCTGAGTCAGTGtagaacccacatgtcagcatgccacatcagcacccTCACTCTTCCCCCTCCACTCCCttcatcctcctctctctctctcttctcttctcttctctggcAAGCCAGTCGGcgaggcaggagaggaggaggcggcgggcgatgaagcggcagcggctgcgATGCGACAGAAGGTGAGGACGGGCGctatgtcgccgccgccggcgaagtggGCGCCACAGCGTTGGGCtcggaggcagaggcggaggtGGGGGCTAGGAGCCGTGGCGGTagccgtggaggtggaggcgaggcCCGGCACCATGGAGCTGGACTCGGAGCCCTGGCCTGATCCCGCACCGTATCCTACCTTTCTCCGCGTGCTCGCTATCAACCTCCTCACCTCCTTCCTCttcgcgcgcgctcgccgctaGACAGAGGCATCATCATCGTTGTTGGGCGGCTTGTCATTGTTTCACTGCTATATCCAACAATATCAGTTGTCcaattttctcttctctctaggGTATCTGGCGACGGACGGGGGTAGCAGCCAGTGACGGGAAAGGGAAGACATGTGTGGCATGACCGCATGACCACAGATGCCGCGACGTCCTCGGTGACGACGAGCACACACTTCGTGAGGTCTAAACACGTGTGTACCACAAATGCGTAGCGACTCCATCCAGTATATTGCTGTGACAACAATATCAATGGAGGCTCCCGTTAGGAGCACGCAACGGTAGGGGACCTTGGAGGACCTTGGAGCCCTCAGCCGTGAGCGCGTCGATGATGAACGGCACCAATACAAGCAAAAATAGAAGCAAAGGGACAAAAACAAttcctatttatttttcaaaaatagaagaTAGTGGCATTTGGACGAAGTCCATAGTTGAGAGTGGCATTCTAATTAACTCTAAATGAGTGAATTGCACTTTGTGCTATATTTTATTactaaagtttcactttggaccactcTATACACAATcctttcactttggactaggtaaCTTTACCTTTGTTGCATAATGGACCACCCTAATTCTTTTCGCTAGTGATGTCTAGCGTTTCTTTTGACAAATGTATAGTATATAGGTACAAAAGTTTGCTGGCACGTCGTTAACAATTTCATCGAAGTCATCGAAGAATTGAAAATGTGGTTTGGGATGGTTCATTGTACGATAAAGATAAAGTTAACTAGTCcgatccaaagtgaaaagattacATAAAGGGTAGTCTGAAGTGAACCTTTAACCATAAAACATGGCCCAAAGTAAAATTAACTCCTAAATGTTATAAATACGAAGTGGTATTTTTGGCAAAGTTTCGATGAAAATAGAATGCCAATTTTGTCCAAATTTCCCAGGTACCGCGGTAAGTGAAACCTGCTCCGTGATAACCGCGATAAAACCAAAGAGCGAATTAACACTCGTGCATCAGCACAAGGAACACGGGAGACCCACCGCTaagctccctccctcctccctccggcgcttccgcctcgccggagatgggcggcgccacctcgccggcggcgccctgtCTCTCCGTCTGCTTGCtgcccctcctcttcctcttcctccacgGGTAAGCCCCAAGCTCTCGCCGCTCTTGGTTTATAGCTGCTGTGCTGTACTGTACCGTACTGAACCTCGGTGCCTAGGTGTCTTGGGTTTATAGCGTCTTAGCATGCGTTGGCCGTAGAAATGCTAGATTTGGTGTGCTATTGACGCCTGCTTCGACAGATCTGAGCAAGATTTCGTCCTAATCCCCCCTGCTCACATCATCAACCCACTCTGGATCGCTCTCTCGCTTAATTAGGATCCCTTGGATACATACAGCGACTGTAGTTTGTAAACATGGGTAATTTTAACTAAGCGCGATTGAGATGAAATGAAACGTCTTTGTTCAGGGATGCTTTGCTTTTTGGTGGTGCATTCAGCTGAAGAAGTGGCTGTACAATGTTAAGGTCTTCTCATGTGACATTTTGATGTACAATGTTGTTTTGGCGTTTGATTTTGGGCAGATGCTGGAGCTGCGTAGCTATCGAGAGGGAGAGGACGCTGGCGATGATCAAACCGGACGGTCTATCTGGTAATTACACGGAGAGAATCAAGGAGGTCATCTTGGAGTCTGGATTTGATATCGTCAAAGAGGCAGTGGTTCAGCTGGATGCGGAGAGGGCATCACTCTTCTATGCGGAGCATTCTGGGAGAAGCTTCTTTGACAGTCTGGTGAAGTATATGACAAGGTACCTTTGTCGAAAGACTTGTGTATTTTGTTCCTTGCTTAAGTCCTCACAGTCACAGGCTATAGTGAATCGTTTCGACAGTGAGGCCATATCAACATGAAAAGTATGGAATGCATGACAtgtgatactttttttttaagaaactattTAGCTTGCTAAGTATGAGATTTGAATTTGTGGGCAGAGGAAGGAGCATGTGTGGTaccatattttcaaattattagGAGTTTATCATTTTTGAAATTTGGCTGTTAGGGCAGCTAGATATCATGTTTAGACAACTATTCGATACATGAATCTATATCCGGACATTCAGAAATTCTAAGCTGCTTGACAGGTAGAAAGCTAGTACTAGACACATACGTTGTAGACAGTGAGAACGCAAGTGCAGATGTAGAAATTTATTCCTCCGTAATCAAGAACCCCACTGAATATTGTataatttatcctaaaatcaGTTTATGGTACCTCTTAGGTCATGGTACTAAGATGTACTCCTCCCAATGCATGTTCTTGAGCTAAATCAGTTCATTGGGAATCTTCAAAATGTTAGCAACTTCTGGGAATACAAACACAGTAAGCTGGTTTTCCTATTTGCGAATGCAATGCAGTTTTTTCTTTCAGGTGGCAATTTTTTGCTGCAGAAAGCCCCAACAAATTTAGTTTTACTGAACAATTTAGAATGCTAATTTAACAAGTTCTCTAAAGGATTGGCAAACATGGCtgaacattattttttttttgtttgctgaatATATCAAtcttcattcttcttttttttttaatatggatTGGACTCCTTTATCCTGATCTGCCTCAATGATACTGAACAGTTTTGACATGCTTGTTTATGTTGTTCTTTAGTGGTCCAGTTCTCGTTATGATTCTGGAAAGGCCTGATGCCATCTCACACTGGCGAGTTTTGATTGGGCCAACTGATGCAAGAAAGGCTAAAATTTCTAATCCTAATAGGTAAAGAACAATATCATTTCTGTATGATCATTGGTTACTCCGATACCACATGGGAAACAGCTATGAGCTTGTTCCCCAAGAAACTTACTGCACTTTATCAACACCCACATACTTGTGACAATCTCCGTGACAATACCCTGTTTGGGCCTGATTATGTTTTCTTGGTTTTGCTACTGTATTTTCACTCTAGTCACAAGAGTTATGCTTCCTTCCATTTCAGCATTAGAGCAATGTGTGGAGTGGACTCAGAGAAAAACTGTGTGCATGGTTCAGATTCACCACAATCTGCAGCCAGAgaaatttcatttttctttggAGATGTTAGATCTGGTTGGTTTCTTCATCTTGTTCCATAAATTTTGAAGAGCCACCAAATTTTCTAACCCTGTTCTGTGATAATGCAGATACTGTGGAA
This region includes:
- the LOC127761471 gene encoding probable nucleoside diphosphate kinase 5 → MGGATSPAAPCLSVCLLPLLFLFLHGCWSCVAIERERTLAMIKPDGLSGNYTERIKEVILESGFDIVKEAVVQLDAERASLFYAEHSGRSFFDSLVKYMTSGPVLVMILERPDAISHWRVLIGPTDARKAKISNPNSIRAMCGVDSEKNCVHGSDSPQSAAREISFFFGDVRSDTVEHDEL
- the LOC127764765 gene encoding trihelix transcription factor ENAP1-like produces the protein MDDDGGASPSSSLSPSRSPSPLPVADPVTVAAAPPGHLALAIPIPKPGSSSGGGGGGGGREDAWSDGATSTLIDAWGERFVALGRGSLRHPQWQEVAEVVSSRDGYSKQPKSDVQCKNRIDTLKKKYKVEKAKPDSSWPYFHRLDTLLAPVHKPAGASPAAAAGAAGAGNSGSNSAAAATAARSTAPMAPRVNFPQRTRTQFLPSSGVKRRMPSPPQVSASSESSDGFPPEPSMAAANGKRRREVEEEVNGADSGHRTQGLCELAQAIRRFGEVYERVELAKREQELRMERDRLEAARELEDQRVQFFLKMQMELSKANNAGASAAAAAVGAVATAIAAADGNGTRRTAMATDVGTSSNHHVRYRFKDSRHCHAAPQQPQHQYNENNAAEAARGTGNGSDTDNKEDEDEAEDEEDESQ